The following proteins come from a genomic window of Hymenobacter canadensis:
- a CDS encoding pyridoxal phosphate-dependent aminotransferase, producing MPASSDLNLISLASGYGSFSLPEPVAQQVQRALTRLPLPTSPAEGLPELRQALAHRYQAQAATVVPGDIVVTPGTKAALFLLLATVLRPGDEVLLLSPNWFGFAELIRQAGATLRELPLHPADNYQISPDAVQAAIGPRTRLLLFTNPNNPTGRVYTRPELAALLAVTQQHPQLLVLADEIYDGIRFGPEPVPTLLSFPDPLGQHLVVNGFSKSLALLGWNIGYLVAPSAVAQACTARQFATGGAVAALSQLAALAATEATTDITQELHTGLLTNRQLLLDFLATLPGALPALPLGTYYAFPDLRAFLDPALAPEQASADLVARLHAAGVAVVDGATCGAPGFVRLSYAVPEAELREAIRRMAQVLR from the coding sequence ATGCCTGCTTCCTCCGATTTGAACCTGATCAGCCTGGCTTCCGGCTACGGCAGTTTTTCTTTACCCGAGCCGGTAGCGCAGCAGGTGCAGCGGGCCCTTACCCGGTTGCCGCTACCAACCAGCCCCGCGGAAGGCCTGCCAGAGCTGCGGCAGGCGCTGGCCCACCGATATCAGGCCCAGGCCGCCACCGTAGTTCCCGGGGATATCGTAGTGACGCCCGGCACGAAAGCCGCGCTGTTTCTGCTACTGGCCACGGTACTGCGTCCTGGTGATGAGGTGCTGCTGCTTTCCCCCAACTGGTTTGGCTTCGCGGAGCTGATACGGCAGGCCGGCGCTACCCTGCGCGAACTGCCGCTACACCCCGCCGACAACTACCAGATTAGCCCGGACGCAGTGCAGGCGGCCATCGGGCCGCGTACGCGCCTGCTGCTGTTCACTAACCCCAACAACCCCACGGGCCGCGTATACACCCGGCCGGAGCTGGCGGCGCTGCTGGCCGTTACGCAGCAGCACCCGCAGCTGCTGGTCCTGGCCGACGAGATTTACGACGGCATCCGGTTCGGGCCGGAGCCGGTACCCACGCTGCTGTCCTTCCCCGACCCGCTGGGGCAGCATCTGGTGGTGAACGGGTTTTCCAAGTCGCTGGCGCTGCTGGGCTGGAACATCGGCTACCTGGTGGCGCCGTCGGCGGTGGCGCAGGCCTGCACGGCGCGGCAGTTTGCCACCGGCGGGGCCGTGGCGGCCCTCAGCCAGCTGGCGGCGCTGGCCGCCACCGAGGCCACTACGGACATCACGCAGGAGCTGCACACCGGCCTGCTGACCAACCGCCAGCTTCTGCTCGATTTTCTGGCGACGCTGCCCGGCGCCCTGCCCGCGCTGCCGCTGGGCACCTACTACGCCTTCCCCGATCTGCGCGCCTTCCTGGATCCTGCACTTGCGCCGGAGCAAGCCTCCGCCGATCTGGTGGCGCGCCTGCACGCAGCCGGCGTGGCCGTGGTAGACGGGGCAACCTGCGGCGCGCCGGGCTTCGTGCGGCTCTCGTACGCCGTGCCGGAAGCGGAGTTGCGGGAAGCCATCCGGCGCATGGCCCAAGTGCTGCGCTAG
- a CDS encoding MATE family efflux transporter: MPFTALRPHLKPLMLLAYPVVLSQLGHVLVNVCDSVMVGQTGKVPLAAVSLGVSVNTVVLVLGLGLSMGITPLVAAADGRRDVPQLGRLLVAGVWLSTVAGVVLAAAGLLIAPLLGYLRQPAEVVALAAPWVRVLFLSLLPLMVFQGFKQFAEGLGLTRQAMYLSVMANALNALLCYALIFGHFGAPRLGMMGAAWATLIARVLMAVLMATYVLRARRLQPYREAASHWLRPDGATLRRLIGLGSPIGVQMMFEMGAFSFSAIMIGWLGATSLAAHQIAINVASVTYMAASGIAAAATIRVGNLRGLGDAEGSRQAGFAAYLLTFLFMSSMGLLLVIFRQYIPHFYNHDAAVVAQASGLLLIAAAFQVSDGLQVVGLGALRGLQDVKVPSVVALLSYWVIALPLGYGLGFGLKLGSLGVWLGLLTGLTLVAGALLWRFRQYSRVPATVARPAAVAG, translated from the coding sequence ATGCCGTTTACTGCCCTTCGCCCCCACCTCAAACCCCTTATGCTACTGGCCTACCCGGTGGTGCTCAGCCAGCTGGGCCACGTGCTGGTCAACGTCTGCGACTCGGTGATGGTGGGCCAGACGGGCAAGGTGCCGCTGGCCGCCGTGAGCCTCGGCGTGAGCGTAAACACCGTGGTGCTGGTGCTGGGCCTGGGCCTTTCGATGGGCATCACGCCCCTGGTAGCCGCCGCTGATGGCCGCCGCGACGTGCCGCAGCTAGGCCGTCTGCTGGTGGCAGGCGTGTGGCTGAGCACGGTGGCCGGGGTAGTGTTGGCGGCGGCGGGCCTGCTGATTGCGCCGCTGCTGGGCTACCTGCGCCAGCCCGCCGAAGTGGTGGCCCTGGCTGCGCCGTGGGTGCGGGTGCTGTTTCTGTCGTTGCTGCCGCTAATGGTGTTTCAGGGCTTCAAGCAGTTTGCCGAAGGCCTGGGCCTCACGCGCCAGGCCATGTACCTGTCGGTGATGGCCAATGCCCTGAACGCGCTGCTGTGTTACGCCCTCATCTTCGGGCATTTTGGCGCGCCCCGCCTGGGCATGATGGGCGCTGCCTGGGCCACCCTGATTGCGCGGGTGCTGATGGCCGTGCTGATGGCCACCTACGTGCTGCGCGCCCGGCGGCTCCAGCCCTACCGCGAAGCCGCTTCCCACTGGCTCCGCCCCGATGGGGCCACGCTGCGCCGCCTGATCGGGCTGGGCTCCCCGATTGGGGTGCAGATGATGTTTGAGATGGGTGCCTTCAGCTTTTCGGCCATCATGATTGGCTGGCTGGGCGCTACGTCATTGGCCGCTCACCAGATTGCCATCAACGTGGCCTCCGTGACCTACATGGCGGCCAGCGGCATTGCGGCGGCCGCCACCATCCGGGTGGGCAACCTGCGCGGCCTCGGCGACGCGGAAGGCTCGCGGCAGGCCGGCTTTGCGGCCTACCTGCTCACGTTCCTGTTCATGAGCTCCATGGGCCTGCTGCTGGTGATCTTCCGGCAGTACATTCCGCACTTCTACAACCACGATGCCGCCGTGGTGGCACAGGCTTCGGGGCTGCTGCTGATTGCCGCCGCTTTCCAGGTTTCCGACGGCCTTCAGGTGGTGGGGCTGGGCGCGCTACGCGGTCTGCAGGACGTGAAGGTGCCCTCGGTGGTGGCGCTGCTTTCCTACTGGGTGATTGCGCTGCCGCTGGGCTACGGCCTGGGCTTCGGGCTGAAGCTGGGCAGCCTGGGCGTGTGGCTGGGGCTGCTGACGGGCCTCACGCTGGTGGCCGGGGCGCTGCTCTGGCGCTTCCGGCAGTACAGCCGGGTGCCCGCCACAGTAGCCCGGCCGGCGGCCGTGGCGGGCTAG
- a CDS encoding DUF922 domain-containing protein encodes MALHSFLLSLLPLFQPAAAPPQTTPAVAAKPAKETLGWSANRPLTWADFKARPMGTDRLKALTSANIDVQVACKDFVFSSTVTAVFLPQESWVQDAGKASANLLRHEQLHFDITELHARLLRQKLSIVKLDCQHLNPAFNTLTKNYFAAWQREETRYDVESNHGLNQEKQLFWETQVKQRLALLESFASR; translated from the coding sequence ATGGCCCTGCATTCCTTTCTGCTTTCGTTGCTGCCCCTGTTTCAGCCCGCAGCAGCCCCGCCCCAGACCACCCCTGCCGTCGCCGCCAAACCGGCCAAAGAAACCCTGGGCTGGTCGGCGAACAGGCCCCTCACCTGGGCCGACTTCAAAGCCCGCCCCATGGGCACCGACCGCCTGAAAGCCCTCACCTCGGCCAATATCGATGTGCAGGTGGCCTGCAAGGACTTCGTATTCAGCTCCACCGTCACGGCCGTGTTTCTGCCGCAGGAGTCGTGGGTGCAGGATGCCGGGAAGGCCTCGGCCAACCTGCTGCGCCACGAGCAACTGCACTTCGATATCACGGAGCTGCACGCCCGCCTGCTGCGCCAGAAGCTCAGCATCGTAAAGCTGGACTGCCAGCACCTTAACCCGGCCTTCAACACCCTCACCAAAAACTACTTCGCGGCCTGGCAGCGCGAGGAAACCCGCTACGATGTGGAGTCCAACCACGGCCTCAACCAGGAAAAGCAGCTGTTCTGGGAAACCCAGGTCAAGCAGCGCTTGGCGTTGCTGGAGTCGTTTGCCTCTCGGTAA
- a CDS encoding tRNA-binding protein, translating to MPTISWADFELVDLRVGTIVEAQEFPAARRPAYQLLIDLGPEIGLKRSSAQITFHYQPADLVGRQVLCVVNFPPKQIGKFMSEVLVTGAADAQGHIVLAALAGPVPNGSRLI from the coding sequence ATGCCGACTATTTCCTGGGCTGATTTCGAGCTGGTTGATCTGCGGGTCGGCACCATTGTGGAGGCGCAGGAGTTCCCGGCGGCCCGACGGCCGGCCTATCAGCTGCTGATTGACCTGGGCCCAGAAATCGGCCTGAAGCGCTCCAGCGCCCAGATCACCTTTCACTACCAGCCCGCCGACTTGGTGGGGCGGCAGGTGCTGTGCGTCGTCAATTTCCCGCCCAAGCAGATCGGCAAGTTTATGTCGGAAGTGCTAGTGACGGGGGCCGCCGATGCGCAGGGCCACATTGTGCTGGCCGCGCTGGCCGGCCCGGTTCCGAACGGCAGCCGCCTGATTTGA
- a CDS encoding DUF4296 domain-containing protein, whose amino-acid sequence MKLLHPRAFLLVVSVLLSGLMAGCQTPEEVLPPQPLLPREQLVSLLADLHTLEARVETAGLNPDSARALYLQQQKALFWRREVTDSLFQQSYRYYASHDKDLDEIYGLVIDTLALRQVKIGPAK is encoded by the coding sequence GTGAAACTCCTGCATCCCCGTGCTTTTTTGTTGGTAGTCAGTGTGCTGCTGAGTGGCCTGATGGCCGGCTGCCAGACGCCTGAAGAGGTGCTGCCGCCCCAACCACTGCTGCCGCGCGAGCAGCTGGTGAGCCTGCTCGCCGACCTGCATACGCTGGAAGCCCGCGTGGAAACGGCCGGCCTGAACCCCGATTCGGCCCGCGCTTTGTACCTGCAGCAGCAGAAGGCGCTATTCTGGCGCCGTGAAGTTACTGACTCGCTGTTTCAACAGAGCTACCGCTACTACGCCAGCCACGACAAAGACCTGGACGAAATCTACGGCCTCGTCATCGACACGCTGGCCCTGCGCCAAGTGAAAATAGGCCCCGCCAAGTAA
- a CDS encoding DUF58 domain-containing protein: MNTPTPTPFQLLVRKLRQVEIRMLKAVDAQLQGNFRSVFKGTGLEFDDVRLYQYGDEVRAIDWAVSSKGHGTFIKTYKEEREQQVLLLFDVSASQKVGAAGLRKLDVGREICGILALAAARQDAQLGILAFSDQKELYLAPGKGVRHAYSLIKRLFALEPQSGQTDVGGGIKQALGLLKRRSIILLISDFIDGSYERELTMLARKHDLVVVQLLDQREQEFPPLGIVPLYDQESGRTLWTNTSSAAFRARYRATYEQNRDQISQICRRHRTEYLSIATNADYVPQLIRLFRRRNLRSGRA; the protein is encoded by the coding sequence ATGAATACGCCCACGCCCACGCCTTTTCAGTTGCTCGTACGCAAATTGCGGCAGGTGGAAATCCGGATGCTGAAAGCCGTGGACGCGCAATTGCAGGGCAATTTCCGGTCCGTTTTTAAGGGTACCGGCCTCGAATTCGACGATGTGCGCCTGTACCAGTACGGCGACGAGGTGCGCGCCATCGACTGGGCCGTATCGAGCAAAGGCCACGGCACCTTCATCAAAACCTACAAGGAAGAGCGTGAGCAGCAGGTACTGCTGCTGTTTGATGTGAGTGCCTCGCAGAAAGTGGGCGCCGCCGGTTTGCGCAAGCTCGATGTGGGCCGCGAAATCTGCGGCATTCTGGCTTTGGCCGCGGCCCGGCAGGATGCGCAGCTTGGCATTCTGGCCTTTTCCGACCAGAAAGAGCTGTACCTGGCGCCCGGCAAGGGCGTGCGCCACGCGTATTCATTGATTAAAAGGTTGTTTGCGCTGGAACCGCAGTCGGGGCAGACGGATGTGGGCGGGGGCATCAAACAGGCGCTGGGGCTGCTCAAGCGCCGCAGCATTATCCTGCTGATTTCCGATTTCATTGACGGCAGCTACGAGCGGGAGCTGACGATGCTGGCCCGCAAGCACGACCTAGTGGTGGTGCAGCTGCTCGACCAGCGCGAGCAGGAATTCCCGCCGCTGGGCATCGTGCCGCTCTACGACCAAGAGTCGGGCCGCACGCTCTGGACCAACACGTCTTCGGCCGCGTTTCGGGCCCGCTACCGCGCCACCTACGAGCAGAACCGGGACCAGATCAGCCAGATCTGCCGCCGCCACCGCACCGAATACTTGTCCATTGCCACCAACGCCGACTACGTGCCCCAGCTGATTCGGCTGTTCCGGCGGCGCAATCTTCGCTCCGGCCGTGCGTAG